Proteins encoded together in one Amblyomma americanum isolate KBUSLIRL-KWMA chromosome 1, ASM5285725v1, whole genome shotgun sequence window:
- the LOC144113003 gene encoding homeobox protein SAX-1-like, whose translation MQQPQAPPAEPCSSPKQPTAFSVDDILDPAKFTGTRFRWRPLLEASADWSSDERGASPAKNGKLSSSSCSKKKPEPKAGKPRRARTAFTYEQLVALENKFKTTRYLSVCERLNLALSLRLTETQVKIWFQNRRTKWKKQNPGLDANSPALPASPPSPFSAGSLYGPYLAPYSVFPQPPFFPS comes from the coding sequence ATGCAGCAGCCGCAGGCGCCGCCGGCCGAGCCCTGCTCGTCGCCCAAGCAGCCGACCGCGTTCTCGGTCGACGACATCCTGGACCCGGCCAAGTTCACCGGCACCCGGTTCCGCTGGCGGCCGCTGCTCGAGGCCTCGGCCGACTGGTCTTCCGACGAGCGCGGCGCGTCGCCGGCCAAGAACGGCAAGCTGTCGTCGTCCTCGTGCTCCAAGAAGAAGCCCGAGCCCAAGGCGGGAAAGCCGAGGCGTGCGCGCACCGCCTTTACCTACGAGCAGCTGGTGGCACTCGAGAACAAGTTCAAGACGACGCGCTACCTGAGCGTctgcgagcgactcaacctggcGCTGTCTCTGCGGCTCACCGAGACGCAGGTCAAGATCTGGTTCCAGAACCGGCGCACCAAGTGGAAGAAGCAGAACCCGGGCCTGGACGCCAACAGCCCCGCGCTGCCGGCGTCGCCGCCGTCGCCCTTCTCGGCGGGATCCCTGTACGGGCCCTACCTGGCGCCCTACTCCGTCTTCCCGCAGCCGCCTTTCTTCCCGTCGTAG